The genome window CAAAGTACTTTTTCCTGTAAAAGGATTTTTTGCACAAGATGCCACAATTGCTAGAACTGCTACGGCGATAATTTTAGATTTATAATTCATAAGTTTAAATTTTAACAAAAATACAATTTATAGTTTTAATTATAGAAAAAGACACCAAATTTTATACCATTCTAAATCATTAGTTTTAACTTTATTTTATAAATGAATTTGAAAACAAAATCTACATAAGTTGTAACTTGCGCAAAATTTTATAAAATGTCTAAAAAGAAACAAAAACAAGCTCAGGTAATTGAAATCCCTAAAGCTATTTTGTTAACTGCTAAGTTTTTACAAGCAGTTTCTCCAGCATTAACTACTAAGTTTGCTGCTAAACTTTTTACTACTCCCATAAAGCATAAATTACCAAAGCGTGAATTACATATGGAACGCGAAAGTGTTCAAAAAAGTATTATGGTTCCTGCAATAAACAAAGAAATTGTTGTATATGAATATGGCAAAAGCGATAAAAAAGTACTTTTAGTTCATGGTTGGTCTGGAAGAGGAACACAATTGGTTAAAATTGCAGATGAGTTATTGAAAATGGACTACATGACCATAAGTTTTGATGCGCCTGCTCATGGAAAATCAAAAGGAAATTATTCGATAATGACCGAGTTTATCGCTTCGATTTTAGAGTTGGAAAAACAATATGGTTCGTTTGAATATGCGATTGGACATTCTCTTGGTGGTATGTCGGTTTTGAATGCTATAAAGCAAAATCTGAATGTTAAAAGAGCAGTTACTATTGGAGCTGGTGATATTATACAAGATATTATTGATGATTTTATAAAGAAACTACAATTAAAACCAGAATACGGAATCAAATTGAGAGATCATTTTGAGAAAAGATTTGCAGGAAAAATGGATGATTATTCGGCTTACAAAGCTGCAAAAACAATCAATATTCCTGTTTTAATTATGCATGATAAAGAAGATGATGATGTATCAGTTAAAGCGGCTTATCATATTCACGAACACCTTCAAGGTTCAGAATTGATTATTACAGAAGGTTTAGGGCATCGTAAAATTTTAGGCGATGAAGCTGTGATAAACAAAATCAAAGAATTCCTTTCAAAATAAAAAAAGTCCTTCGATTTGAAGGACTTTTGCTTTTTTAGAAATTGGGAGATAAATTGTATTTTTTATAGAAGTTATCTAATGCTTCTAACACCTCATCTTCTGTATCAACCACTTTGATTAAGTTCATATCATCTGGACTGGCATTTTTCATT of Flavobacterium channae contains these proteins:
- a CDS encoding alpha/beta fold hydrolase, which codes for MSKKKQKQAQVIEIPKAILLTAKFLQAVSPALTTKFAAKLFTTPIKHKLPKRELHMERESVQKSIMVPAINKEIVVYEYGKSDKKVLLVHGWSGRGTQLVKIADELLKMDYMTISFDAPAHGKSKGNYSIMTEFIASILELEKQYGSFEYAIGHSLGGMSVLNAIKQNLNVKRAVTIGAGDIIQDIIDDFIKKLQLKPEYGIKLRDHFEKRFAGKMDDYSAYKAAKTINIPVLIMHDKEDDDVSVKAAYHIHEHLQGSELIITEGLGHRKILGDEAVINKIKEFLSK